CCGGACAAAGTTTGAAATTTGCAAAAAGCAATTGTCATGAATGGTGTCATGCATCCGTGGGAATCTCCACATTTTACGATGGGCAGTCAATATGGTTCTCCCCAGTTTAATGCCTTCACCCTGGAGGAACGGTTAGCTGCGGGGATTGTTTATCCAACCTTCATACGCCGGGATTTTTACAAGATCATGCTCTTTCAGGGAAGGGCTGTTTTCCATTTTGGTGATGAAAGTATCGCCGTAGATGGAGACACATTATTGTTTTTTAATCCGAGGGTGCCCTACACGTATGGTGACATTCCGGCTGACCTCAAAGGTTATTGTTGCGTCTTTACAGAAGCGTTCTTCCATGAGCATTTTAAGGCGAAGCTGACCGACATTCCGCTGTTCCGGCAAGGGGTTAAACCAATATTTAAGATAGATGCTAAAGTCGTTAAAGAAGTAAGTAGCTCATTTGATAAGATAATCAGTGAGTTAAATAGTGATTACGCCTACCGGTTTGAACTCATAAGCAGCTATGTAAATGAGCTGATTTATTATGCAATGAAGCTAAATCCGTTCCAGCATCCGGTGTCCGAAGGGAATGCAACTGCCCGGATCACCAGTGTGTTCTTCGAACTGCTGGAGCGGCAATTTCCGGTAGACCTTTTTTCCTCTCGTATACTCCTGCGAACTCCTAAAGACTTCGCCGAACGACTCGCCATTCACGTCAATTATTTAAACCGTGCCGTAAAAAAAGAGACAGGTAAGACGACCTCGGAACTGATCTTCGACCGACTTGTTAATGAGGCAAAAGGGATGCTGAGACATAGTAATATGAACATTGCCGAGATCAGCGACGTGCTGGGATTTGAGGACCAGGCGCACTTTAATAACTTCTTCAAAAAGCGGACGGGGCAAACTCCATCTATGTTTCGGCAGGTTTGATTTTTACAAATAACGGTTTGATAGCTACAAAATAATCATAGTAGGTAGTCCTACCTTTGTGATGTAAAAAAGAACATCATGGATAAGACAACATATAGGACACCACAAGTGCCTCTTCATTCCGGTTTTGAAGGTGCATCAACCGCGGCTGATGTGATAAAAGAAATTGACCTTTCTGGTAAAACGGCTATCGTCACCGGAGGGTATGCTGGGATCGGTGCGGAGACCACCCGGGTACTGGCGGCTGCGGGAGCCAAAGTTATTGTGCCTGCCCGTGATACCCATAAGGCGGCAGCAACGCTATCAGGTATCCAGGGAGTGACAATAGCCAAAATGGACCTGATGGACCCTGCATCAGTTGATGCGTTCGCGGCACAATTCCTGGCTGGTGGACAACCATTACACCTGCTGATTAATAGTGCAGGTATCATGGCGCCGCCCCTGACAAGAGACAGCCGTGGAATTGAGTCTCAGTTCGCTACGAATCATCTCGGACATTTTCAGCTGGCCGTCCGCCTCTGGCCGGCCCTTGTACAGGCAGCAGGAGCCAGGATCGTGGCGCTCTCTTCCTGGGGACATCGCTATTCTCCGGTGATATTCGATGACATCAGTTTCGAAAACCGGGAATATGATCCATGGAAAGCTTATGGTCAGTCAAAAACGGCCAACGTCCTGTTTGCCGTAGAGGCAGACCGGAGGGGAAAAGATGCAGGTATCCGCGCCTTCGCAGTACATCCAGGTAGTATAGTAAGTACAGATCTTACCCGCTATATGTCTGAAGATCAACTTAAAAAGATGGGTGCATTGGACCAGGACGGGAAGCCGGTAATAGACCCGGCCAGGCAGCTGAAGACAATCGAACAGGGCGCAGCCACCAGTATATGGTGCGCCGTAAGCCCTCAACTGGAGGGAAAGGGCGGTGTGTATTGTGAGAATGCAGATATCTCTCCTGTGATAGAGAGTGATGGAACACAGGGAAGTAATGACCTGAGTCTTCGGAAGGCATCCAGCGCATTCGGTGTGTTTCCGTATGCCATAGATGCGGAGAACGCGGTACGCCTCTGGGAAGTGAGTGAACAGCTGACAGGTGTAAAGTTGCAGTAATATTTACCAATACTTAAAATGAGTGAGGATTAACTGGCTAGTGACTCTACAGCCAGGAATGTGATGAATATTAGCTGGTGCTGATGGTAGTAAAGCCAGCTGATATGCATCACTATTGTTAATTATCAGTTGTTTATCATGTTAGCCCTACAAACAGTCGTCTACCTATTCTGCACTTCCTACCTGCAGTATACTCGCTGATAAGCTGTAAGATAATCCGCTGCTGGATGGAAGAGGACTGTTCAGACTGGCCGTACCAGGAGAGAAAGACGCTAAAAACAGCTTTCAGTGGTCAAAATGGTGATAAGATTGGCCCCAAATTA
The DNA window shown above is from Chitinophaga agri and carries:
- a CDS encoding helix-turn-helix domain-containing protein, which codes for MQKAIVMNGVMHPWESPHFTMGSQYGSPQFNAFTLEERLAAGIVYPTFIRRDFYKIMLFQGRAVFHFGDESIAVDGDTLLFFNPRVPYTYGDIPADLKGYCCVFTEAFFHEHFKAKLTDIPLFRQGVKPIFKIDAKVVKEVSSSFDKIISELNSDYAYRFELISSYVNELIYYAMKLNPFQHPVSEGNATARITSVFFELLERQFPVDLFSSRILLRTPKDFAERLAIHVNYLNRAVKKETGKTTSELIFDRLVNEAKGMLRHSNMNIAEISDVLGFEDQAHFNNFFKKRTGQTPSMFRQV
- a CDS encoding oxidoreductase, with amino-acid sequence MDKTTYRTPQVPLHSGFEGASTAADVIKEIDLSGKTAIVTGGYAGIGAETTRVLAAAGAKVIVPARDTHKAAATLSGIQGVTIAKMDLMDPASVDAFAAQFLAGGQPLHLLINSAGIMAPPLTRDSRGIESQFATNHLGHFQLAVRLWPALVQAAGARIVALSSWGHRYSPVIFDDISFENREYDPWKAYGQSKTANVLFAVEADRRGKDAGIRAFAVHPGSIVSTDLTRYMSEDQLKKMGALDQDGKPVIDPARQLKTIEQGAATSIWCAVSPQLEGKGGVYCENADISPVIESDGTQGSNDLSLRKASSAFGVFPYAIDAENAVRLWEVSEQLTGVKLQ